GCGACGGCGGCCGATTTTTGAAGCGCATCGTCCAACTCCGCGCTGAGGTCCGTCCCGTTGAAATACCCGACCACCCGATTCACCCGGTCGTCGATGACCATCGCCCCGGGAGGCATGTCCAGTCCTTTATAAGTGAATATGGCTTCGTCCGGCCGGACCGTGTAGTCGGCGTTGCTGATCTCGTAGGTAGACACCTTCGTTCCGGCACCGCTGTGTTCCTCTGCGGTAACACGGATGGGAAGCACGTCCTTTTCGTTCGCGTATTCGAGTCGGGTCACAACCCTGAGCTGCGGTTTGTCACGCGGATAGTGATACTCGTACCGACAGACGCGGAAATTTTCGGTGTCGCAAATCCAGTAGTGGAAATCGACTTCGGCAATATCGTGAGAGAAGATCACGTGCCAACACGATTTACCGTCCACCACCTCTTTCCCGACCGTCTTGGCGCTCCCGGCAACGTCAATTCCCAAGCATTCGCTCAGCGAATAGGCCGGGGTGTACCCTCGGGCGATGCCGAGGGTGCGCACGTCAAAACACAAATAAGCCGATCCCTTCTCGTGGACGCGAATGTACCCGCCGAGTTGGTCGGCGTACTGCACTAACTTGCTCCCGTCGAACACCGACAGGGTTTTTTGAGTGACCAACTTGCCTAACCCCGCTTTGACCGCCGCGCCGGGGTCCCCCTTGTTGGCGCGGATTACGCGGTCCCGCTCCGCGGCCTGCTCGCTACGGGACTCGACCACACGCTCAACTTGAGTAAATCGCCACTTATCCCGGTCGAATTCGACATCGACCTCAAGAGCGCCTCTATTCTCGCCGGCTTTCGTCGCCCACTTCAGGTGGAGTTTACCGTGCAGCGGTTTCCTTGCCTGTTCTACTCCACGAAGGAGCGCGACCGGGTCCGCCGACTGGCCATACAAATCCGAACAAAGCAAAAAGCAGCACAGGCAAATGGTCAACCGAACTAGTGAGTCCATATCGCTGACTTCCGCTGCGGGTCTGTGTGGTTATTCTGGGGGAGCGCCCTCTCCACCGGGGGCAGTTGTGCCGCGACGATATCTCAATCACGGAACTCGCTCGAAGATCTCGGAAGACTGTCGGTGCAGGCAACCGTTTTTTGGGATCAGCGGTCTGGAAGGGAGAGAGGACCGACCTTCCGGCTGGGTTATTACGTCGCGGCCCGACATTTGCGGACAAGCAGAGAACGAAGCCAAACTTCAACCCGGACTCCAAAGCCGCCATCGCGGAGCACCGGCGGCTTCACGTCGTAAAGTCGCGCGACTTTACGACGTGTGACCTTGCGATTTGCGGATCGGAAACTGCACGAGTCGTTCAAATTCACTTACGGTGCCGTTGCCGTTGCACACTGACCGCCCTCGGGAAACGTGCCCAGTTCCGGTTTACTCGCCTGCACCCAAATTGTAGTCGTCGGGTTTTCCTGACACTTGGGGAGTTTTGCAGGGTCCCACATGCACGTCACGGTTCGCGAACAATTCCTGAGCGGGGCGTTGCAAACCTTCTTATCGGTTGTTGACAAACAGGATTTTGGAAACATTTCTACATGCTCGCCTATCGTGTTCGCATCAAGTCCCTGCAAAAGATTGCACGCGTTTAGGTTGTCTTGGCCCTCACAGGTTTTCGCTGGCGATTTACAGGCCACCGTGGCCGCGTCCGGAACGGAACAACCGACGGTAACCGGTGTGGGCGCTGCTTGGAGAGCGGGCAACGCTTGGACACACAGCACGAGGCCACACGTCAGCGCGACGAACCCACACACACCTAATGCGAACTGGCGAAGCATGTTGGTCTCCGGTCAGGTTAGGGGGCAAGGCGAAACACAGGGACAATCAGGTCGCGAGTCTCGTTCGTTCCGGGATCAGCGGACAAGGTGGTGCGGAAGCGAACTTCTGCACGAAAGCCCTGTCCCTTTGCGGGAGGAACCGTTACTCTGATAGTCCATCGACGATCCGATTGCTGCTCAGCGATTGCGGTCATCATCGCGCCCGTTGGGGTGACGCCATCAATACCGAACGGCTTGCCCCCCACCACGACGATCTCGCGTTCCACCGGTCCGATCACATTCGACGCGATCACCAAACTGTCCGGTTCCACCGTGATTGGGGATCGGAACACAGCTCTGGCGAGGACTCGCACCGAAGGCCGATTCATGCTGTCGGTGACGACCTGGAGCGGAGTCTCCACCACTCCCGAGTTGGTCAGGCTCCGCCCGCAGAATCGCACCTCGACCTGCAGGTCGCCTTCGTCGCTCCGTGCGTCCAAAACTCGAACGGTGAAGGCAGGGTGGCTCGAGGTGACTTCTCGGATGCGAATGTCTGGTTTGCGATTCGGGCGCAACTTGAAAACCTTGATTACCGGCGCATCGGACTCGATCACCCCGAAATCCACAACAAGCGGACGAACCCAGTAATCCGGCTGGACTCTTGCGGTCACCGCTAACTCTTGAAAAAACGACGGGGGACTAGTGCTTCCGGCTGGTCGGCAGTAAAGCGTGATCCGACCGATCAGGTGGGTTTCGGATTCCCCCGTCTTCAGCGTGACGGGAATCACAAGCGACTCCCCAACCTGGATCACACGGCCAGTCACATCCTTCACCGTCGTACAACCGCAGGTGGAACTCGTCTCCACCACTTCCACCGGGAGGGTTGTATTGTTGGTCAGGGTGAACTCGTGGGTCAGAATCTGATTCTGTTCGACCTCACCGAACTCGTGGCTTGTCGCGTCGAGCCTCAGCCCGCGGGACAACTCAGTCGCCGATGCGTAAATCCTCATTTCGACACCGACAGCCAAAACCGCCAGAGCCAAAAGGAAGCAGGCGGGCACCAAGGGCCTGACGCGCTCAAACACGGGGACGCGGACCCAGCACAAGCCAGACACGAGCAACAGGTCAGCGGCCAGGGTGTACGCCGGGTGAACTGTCAGGTTCCCGAGGCACCCGCAGGACTCTTCCCCTTGGATTAACTTGAACGCAGCAACACAGGAGAATCCCGCGAAACAAAGCGTCGCCACGGCGCGAACCGCTCGGGGCCAAACACCAGCGATCAGCCAAGCGCCGACGAGGAGTTCGGCACCCACGGACACCGTTTGCAGCCACCAATCGGACGAGATCTTTTGCGGACTGACAGTGGTGTGCGCCAGCGCGTGCGCCTTCATTGCGCTCGCGAAAAGCATAATTGACCCAGCGACTATGAAGACGACTCTCTTCATTTCTCAGGATTCCAGGCTGTCGAAAGAATGTTTTGAGAGGTTAACGGCGCTGGCAATAATGAGCAAGACTATTTTCCGGAAATCACGTTCAGGCGGAGAGGCGTCGCGAAAGCTGTTGACAAATTTGTACATCGAAGGCGCACCGCGGTCTTTCAACAGTAACCTTCACTTATGTCAGATAATACACTCACTTTTTCCGCTCTGCTGCACATCGGAGCCGCTCCCACT
The Gemmata palustris DNA segment above includes these coding regions:
- a CDS encoding DUF1573 domain-containing protein codes for the protein MKRVVFIVAGSIMLFASAMKAHALAHTTVSPQKISSDWWLQTVSVGAELLVGAWLIAGVWPRAVRAVATLCFAGFSCVAAFKLIQGEESCGCLGNLTVHPAYTLAADLLLVSGLCWVRVPVFERVRPLVPACFLLALAVLAVGVEMRIYASATELSRGLRLDATSHEFGEVEQNQILTHEFTLTNNTTLPVEVVETSSTCGCTTVKDVTGRVIQVGESLVIPVTLKTGESETHLIGRITLYCRPAGSTSPPSFFQELAVTARVQPDYWVRPLVVDFGVIESDAPVIKVFKLRPNRKPDIRIREVTSSHPAFTVRVLDARSDEGDLQVEVRFCGRSLTNSGVVETPLQVVTDSMNRPSVRVLARAVFRSPITVEPDSLVIASNVIGPVEREIVVVGGKPFGIDGVTPTGAMMTAIAEQQSDRRWTIRVTVPPAKGQGFRAEVRFRTTLSADPGTNETRDLIVPVFRLAP